The following coding sequences are from one Devosia neptuniae window:
- a CDS encoding D-alanine--D-alanine ligase, with protein sequence MTKHVAVLMGGWSNERQVSLSSGTECAAALRRAGYRVTEVDVGRDIANVLADLKPDVAFNALHGPFGESGMIQGFLELIQLPYTHSGVLASALAMDKHQAKIVLKAAGLPVTDHVIVPRAEAARSHAMATPYVIKPIADGSSFGVHIVKQGANQPPQEILGASWNSGEEVMVERYIPGRELTCAVMGDVALGVTEIVTELSFYNYEAKYAKGGSVHIIPAQLKPKIYDKVQKLSLAAHAAFGCRGVTRTDFRYNDAVGEDGELVCLEINTQPGMTETSLVPEQAKYAGHSFEDLVSWMVEDASCNR encoded by the coding sequence ATGACCAAACACGTCGCCGTCCTGATGGGCGGATGGTCCAATGAACGCCAGGTATCGCTGAGCTCGGGCACCGAATGCGCCGCGGCGCTCCGTCGCGCCGGCTATCGCGTCACCGAAGTCGATGTCGGCCGCGACATTGCCAATGTGCTGGCTGATCTCAAGCCCGACGTGGCCTTCAATGCGCTGCATGGCCCGTTCGGCGAAAGCGGCATGATCCAGGGTTTTCTTGAGCTGATCCAGCTGCCCTATACCCATTCGGGCGTGCTGGCCTCGGCGCTGGCCATGGACAAGCACCAGGCCAAGATCGTGCTCAAGGCCGCGGGCCTGCCGGTAACCGACCATGTCATAGTGCCCCGGGCGGAAGCGGCGCGCAGCCACGCCATGGCAACGCCCTATGTCATCAAGCCGATTGCCGATGGCTCCAGCTTTGGCGTCCACATCGTCAAGCAGGGTGCCAATCAGCCGCCACAGGAAATCCTGGGCGCGAGCTGGAATTCGGGCGAAGAGGTGATGGTCGAGCGCTATATTCCCGGGCGCGAGCTGACCTGCGCGGTCATGGGCGACGTGGCTTTGGGTGTCACCGAGATCGTCACCGAGCTGAGCTTCTACAATTACGAAGCCAAATACGCCAAAGGCGGCTCGGTTCACATTATTCCGGCGCAGCTGAAACCGAAAATTTACGACAAAGTGCAAAAACTGAGCCTTGCCGCACATGCGGCCTTTGGCTGCCGGGGCGTGACGCGGACGGACTTCCGCTACAATGACGCGGTGGGCGAAGATGGCGAACTGGTCTGTCTCGAAATCAATACCCAGCCGGGCATGACCGAGACATCCCTGGTGCCCGAGCAGGCCAAGTATGCCGGGCATTCGTTTGAAGATCTGGTCTCCTGGATGGTGGAGGACGCGAGTTGCAACAGGTAA
- a CDS encoding cell division protein FtsQ/DivIB, whose product MQQVKSEAFLAGARIVNPRALPVPVRSPRRKLINNFGRAWVLHRKAIVRTCSAIALLAVIGVIYQIREPLGMGVSALGGIAQGEFADAGFAIGEISITGQSLTSEQDIFDALGVQPKTSTVSFDVEAARQRIAELPSVETVNVRKNYPGDVLVTITEKTPIARWRVDGVTFVVDGQGEQIGEDKGAYGDLPLVIGDGAADDALVMIRALDQFPGLKTGLLALSRIADRRWDMIYDTGLRVQLPELGVAQALRKLAMYEADYKLLDRDITVIDLRVDNLVALRPTTPAVEETKKR is encoded by the coding sequence TTGCAACAGGTAAAAAGCGAGGCTTTTCTCGCTGGCGCGCGGATCGTCAATCCCCGTGCATTGCCTGTTCCTGTCCGCTCTCCGCGGCGCAAGCTCATCAACAATTTCGGCCGCGCCTGGGTGCTGCACCGCAAGGCCATCGTGCGCACCTGCTCGGCCATTGCGCTGCTGGCCGTCATCGGCGTCATCTATCAGATCCGTGAACCGCTGGGCATGGGCGTCTCCGCGCTGGGCGGTATTGCCCAGGGCGAATTCGCCGATGCGGGTTTTGCCATTGGCGAAATTTCCATCACCGGCCAGTCGCTGACCAGCGAGCAGGACATTTTCGACGCCCTGGGCGTGCAGCCCAAAACCTCCACCGTCAGCTTCGATGTCGAAGCTGCCCGCCAGCGCATTGCCGAGCTCCCCTCGGTCGAGACCGTCAATGTGCGCAAGAATTATCCCGGCGATGTGCTGGTCACCATCACCGAAAAGACCCCCATTGCCCGCTGGCGCGTCGATGGCGTGACCTTTGTGGTCGACGGGCAGGGCGAGCAGATCGGCGAGGACAAGGGCGCCTATGGCGACCTGCCGCTGGTCATCGGCGATGGCGCCGCCGACGATGCCTTGGTGATGATCCGCGCGCTCGATCAATTCCCCGGCCTCAAGACTGGCCTTTTGGCCCTCTCCCGCATCGCGGATCGGCGCTGGGACATGATTTACGACACCGGCCTGCGCGTGCAGCTGCCGGAGCTGGGCGTTGCCCAGGCGCTACGCAAGCTCGCCATGTACGAAGCCGATTACAAACTGCTCGATCGCGACATCACCGTGATCGACCTGCGCGTCGATAATCTCGTCGCCCTCCGCCCGACCACACCTGCCGTAGAAGAAACCAAAAAGCGATGA
- the ftsA gene encoding cell division protein FtsA: MTSRLRPVQPGKTTLVAVLDIGSTKICCVIARLTPRAEGKALRGRSHQVEVIGFGYGPSTGVKSGVVTDIEKAEHAIRSVVGMAERAAGLTLESAIVNVTAGRLGSETFSAAVSLDGLEVEKADIHRVLRAVNERSVRPERSIIHALPIGYALDGQKGIRDPKGMVGEKLGVDVAVVSSETLAMRNLELVLHRCHLQIEALVATPYASGLATLVDDEAQLGVACVDFGGATTTVSVFNDGHLVYADAIAIGGHHLTLDIARQLSVSVADAERLKTFYGSVLPGQADERDMIAIQPVGATHDEAPGQVARSVLTRIMRPRIEEILTAIRDRMQATGMMDVCGRRFVLTGGASEMTGLPEVARRILARNVRNGRPMGIAGLPEMAKGAAFATVAGMLVYPQVCSQEYAEPRGSRKLTGTDGYFARVGYWLRTSF, translated from the coding sequence ATGACCTCCCGTCTGCGGCCCGTTCAACCCGGCAAGACCACGCTGGTCGCGGTGCTCGATATCGGCTCGACCAAGATTTGCTGTGTCATCGCCCGGCTCACCCCGCGTGCCGAGGGCAAGGCCCTGCGCGGCCGCTCGCATCAGGTCGAAGTCATCGGCTTCGGCTATGGCCCCTCCACCGGCGTCAAGAGCGGCGTCGTCACTGATATCGAAAAGGCCGAACACGCCATCCGCTCCGTCGTCGGCATGGCCGAACGCGCTGCGGGCCTGACGCTCGAAAGCGCCATCGTCAACGTCACCGCCGGGCGCCTTGGCTCGGAAACCTTCTCGGCCGCCGTGTCGCTGGATGGCCTCGAAGTCGAAAAAGCCGACATTCACCGCGTGCTGCGCGCCGTCAACGAACGCTCGGTCCGTCCCGAGCGCTCGATCATTCACGCGTTACCCATCGGTTACGCATTGGATGGCCAGAAGGGCATTCGCGATCCCAAGGGCATGGTGGGCGAAAAGCTGGGCGTCGATGTCGCCGTGGTCAGCTCCGAAACCCTGGCTATGCGCAATCTCGAATTGGTGCTGCATCGCTGCCACCTGCAGATCGAAGCCCTGGTCGCCACCCCCTACGCCTCGGGTCTGGCCACGCTGGTCGATGACGAAGCCCAGCTTGGCGTTGCCTGCGTCGATTTCGGTGGCGCGACCACGACCGTCTCCGTGTTCAACGACGGCCATCTGGTCTATGCCGATGCCATCGCCATTGGCGGTCATCATCTGACGCTCGATATCGCCCGCCAGCTCTCGGTCAGCGTGGCCGATGCCGAGCGCCTCAAGACCTTCTATGGCTCGGTGCTGCCCGGCCAGGCTGACGAGCGCGACATGATTGCGATCCAGCCGGTGGGCGCCACCCATGACGAAGCGCCGGGGCAGGTGGCCCGTTCGGTGCTGACCCGCATCATGCGCCCGCGCATCGAGGAAATCCTCACCGCCATTCGCGACCGCATGCAGGCCACCGGCATGATGGATGTCTGCGGCCGCCGTTTCGTGCTGACCGGCGGCGCCAGCGAAATGACCGGCCTGCCCGAAGTTGCCCGCCGCATCCTCGCGCGGAACGTGCGCAACGGCCGCCCCATGGGCATTGCCGGCCTGCCCGAAATGGCCAAGGGCGCCGCCTTTGCCACAGTCGCGGGCATGTTGGTCTATCCCCAGGTCTGCTCCCAGGAATATGCCGAGCCCCGTGGCAGCCGCAAACTCACCGGCACCGACGGCTATTTCGCCCGCGTGGGATATTGGCTGCGGACGAGCTTTTAG
- a CDS encoding nucleotidyltransferase domain-containing protein, whose amino-acid sequence MDQHELIAAVKQAMTGKEAIRGLFLAGSYGRGTADAWSDVDLVALVEPEHHAAVAADWRQTLDAITPIVFWQELPRGGLLLNAVSEEWLRCDLSIVAPDNFGRRAKNTVKPLVDRDGRYDDLPDTLPLKQPDKGTVSYLIHEFIRMLGLMPVGAGRGEYVTMVLGVGMMRDHLTALLMQDVTNPDPGGILHQSTLLSAEDMALLKSLPYPKPERDAVIAANFAIAREFMPRARAMAKRLDIVWPEAFEAATRKRLAATLGDGAGRGW is encoded by the coding sequence ATGGACCAGCACGAGCTGATCGCGGCGGTTAAACAAGCAATGACCGGCAAGGAGGCCATCCGTGGCCTCTTTCTGGCTGGCAGCTATGGAAGGGGAACGGCAGACGCCTGGAGCGATGTCGATCTGGTCGCGCTGGTCGAGCCGGAACATCATGCGGCGGTCGCTGCCGATTGGCGGCAGACGCTGGACGCGATTACTCCGATCGTATTCTGGCAGGAATTGCCGCGCGGTGGCCTGCTGCTCAATGCGGTGTCCGAAGAGTGGTTGCGCTGCGATCTGAGCATCGTCGCCCCCGACAATTTCGGTCGGCGGGCCAAGAACACGGTGAAGCCGCTGGTCGACCGCGACGGGCGCTATGATGACTTGCCGGACACGCTGCCGCTCAAGCAGCCGGACAAGGGCACGGTGAGCTATCTCATCCACGAGTTCATTCGCATGCTGGGGCTGATGCCCGTCGGCGCCGGACGGGGTGAATATGTCACCATGGTGCTTGGGGTCGGCATGATGCGCGACCATCTGACGGCGCTGCTGATGCAGGACGTGACCAATCCCGATCCGGGCGGTATTTTGCATCAATCGACGCTGCTGTCGGCCGAGGACATGGCCCTGCTCAAGTCTCTGCCCTATCCCAAGCCGGAGCGTGACGCGGTGATCGCAGCCAATTTCGCCATTGCGCGGGAATTCATGCCGCGCGCCCGGGCCATGGCCAAGCGGCTGGATATCGTATGGCCGGAGGCGTTCGAGGCAGCGACGCGCAAGCGGCTGGCGGCGACGCTGGGGGATGGGGCCGGGCGGGGCTGGTAA
- a CDS encoding VOC family protein gives MTDIMPCLWFDNRIDDAIEFYISTFKSAKVHEVKRQDPKGPVFTAIIELEGHKFMLLNGGPTFKFTEAVSFMINVDGQDEVDYFWDRLTADGGEESQCGWCKDKFGLSWQVVPKQIYETVLGKDPAGSQRAMQAMLKMGKLIVADLQKAYAGA, from the coding sequence ATGACCGACATCATGCCCTGCCTGTGGTTCGATAACCGCATTGACGACGCTATCGAATTTTACATCAGCACCTTCAAATCGGCCAAGGTGCACGAGGTGAAGCGGCAGGACCCCAAGGGTCCGGTTTTCACCGCCATCATCGAACTGGAGGGGCACAAATTCATGCTGCTCAATGGCGGCCCGACCTTCAAATTCACTGAAGCGGTGTCCTTCATGATCAATGTCGATGGGCAGGACGAGGTCGACTATTTCTGGGATCGTCTCACCGCCGATGGCGGCGAAGAAAGCCAATGCGGCTGGTGCAAGGACAAGTTCGGCCTCTCCTGGCAGGTGGTGCCCAAGCAGATTTACGAGACCGTATTGGGCAAGGACCCGGCTGGTTCGCAACGGGCCATGCAGGCCATGCTCAAGATGGGCAAGCTGATCGTTGCCGACCTGCAGAAGGCCTATGCCGGCGCATAG
- the ftsZ gene encoding cell division protein FtsZ has product MTINLTIPDIQELKPRITVFGCGGAGGNAVNNMIESGLDGVDFVVANTDAQALALSKAQRIIQLGVGVTEGLGAGSHPEVGRAAAEESWDEINDHLSGSHMVFITAGMGGGTGTGAAPVVARAAREQGILTVGVVTKPFNFEGNRRARLAEDGIDELHRHVDTLIVIPNQNLFRVANEKTTFADAFSMADQVLFSGVACITDLMVKEGLINLDFADVRAVMRGMGKAMMGTGEASGEDRARHAAEAAIANPLLDDVSMQGARGLLISITGGPDLTLYEVDEAASRVREEVDVDCNIILGATFDPNLTGTIRVAVVATGTDATMVQALEPAKPHASRTPLEVRRHVPVEPTRVAAERAAVATPAPTTSQAIEHQVEAAVAEAITFDAPAPSYAHEDDGVFVEPYIPAADSIHDDEPAMVQDEPVPSVYVPSHAARPDGQRRMPRTEELPVVARRTQQEQERPDAEPRNARALFKRLASNVGLNLGQSQPVERDETAYSSADDAAARSAIEAGPARTSRVSPPVEGAQGRLDLHGRQPAPAPQKEHLEIPAFLRKHG; this is encoded by the coding sequence ATGACCATCAACCTCACCATCCCGGATATTCAGGAACTCAAGCCCCGCATCACCGTTTTCGGTTGCGGCGGCGCCGGCGGCAACGCCGTCAACAACATGATCGAATCCGGCCTCGATGGTGTGGACTTCGTCGTCGCCAATACGGATGCGCAGGCTCTCGCGCTCTCCAAGGCGCAGCGGATCATCCAGCTCGGCGTCGGCGTCACCGAAGGCCTCGGCGCCGGTTCGCACCCCGAAGTGGGTCGCGCGGCAGCCGAAGAAAGCTGGGACGAGATCAATGATCACCTCTCGGGCTCGCATATGGTGTTCATCACTGCCGGCATGGGCGGTGGCACCGGTACCGGCGCAGCGCCCGTCGTGGCCCGCGCTGCTCGCGAGCAGGGTATCCTGACCGTTGGTGTCGTCACCAAGCCGTTCAATTTTGAAGGCAATCGCCGCGCTCGTCTGGCCGAAGACGGCATTGATGAGCTGCATCGCCATGTCGACACGCTGATCGTCATCCCCAACCAGAACCTGTTCCGCGTCGCCAATGAAAAGACGACGTTTGCCGACGCCTTCTCTATGGCCGACCAGGTGCTGTTCTCCGGCGTTGCCTGCATCACCGATCTGATGGTCAAGGAAGGCCTGATCAACCTCGACTTCGCCGACGTGCGCGCCGTGATGCGCGGCATGGGCAAGGCGATGATGGGTACCGGCGAGGCATCGGGCGAAGATCGTGCCCGCCACGCCGCCGAAGCCGCCATCGCCAATCCGCTGCTCGATGATGTGTCGATGCAGGGTGCACGTGGCCTCTTGATCTCCATCACCGGCGGTCCGGACCTGACCCTTTATGAAGTCGACGAAGCGGCCAGCCGCGTCCGCGAGGAAGTCGATGTGGATTGCAACATCATCCTGGGCGCGACTTTCGATCCGAATCTGACCGGCACGATCCGCGTTGCCGTCGTGGCCACCGGCACCGATGCCACCATGGTGCAGGCGCTCGAGCCAGCCAAGCCGCATGCTTCGCGCACCCCGCTCGAAGTGCGCCGCCATGTGCCGGTTGAGCCGACCCGTGTCGCTGCCGAACGCGCCGCTGTTGCAACCCCGGCGCCGACCACCAGCCAGGCTATCGAACACCAGGTCGAGGCCGCTGTTGCCGAAGCCATCACCTTCGACGCGCCTGCGCCGAGCTACGCTCATGAAGACGATGGCGTGTTCGTCGAGCCCTATATCCCGGCCGCCGACTCGATCCACGATGATGAACCTGCCATGGTTCAGGATGAGCCCGTACCCAGCGTTTATGTGCCCTCGCACGCTGCCCGTCCCGATGGTCAGCGCCGCATGCCGCGCACGGAAGAGCTGCCGGTTGTTGCGCGCCGGACACAGCAGGAGCAGGAACGTCCTGATGCCGAGCCCCGCAATGCCCGTGCGCTGTTCAAGCGCCTGGCCTCCAATGTCGGTCTCAATCTGGGCCAGTCCCAGCCGGTAGAACGCGACGAAACTGCCTATTCCAGCGCCGATGATGCGGCTGCCCGCAGCGCCATTGAGGCTGGTCCGGCAAGGACTTCGCGGGTTTCCCCGCCGGTCGAAGGAGCCCAGGGGCGTCTTGACCTGCATGGGCGCCAGCCAGCTCCCGCGCCGCAGAAGGAACATCTGGAAATCCCGGCATTCCTCCGCAAGCACGGTTAA
- the lpxC gene encoding UDP-3-O-acyl-N-acetylglucosamine deacetylase: MSKLTTRQRTLAAPISFAGYGVHSAQPVTLTLGPAAPDSGLLICRELGEGRTTPPVPVHFSRISRTTLCTTLDLGDSVSVATIEHVTSALSGMGVDNALITLDGGECPILDGSARPFADDILQVGLEIQPAQRKFLKIMRAVTVRNNDAFAALEPYNGRSFDLEIDFDSKVIGRQRMIFDWTPRRYYEDISRARTFGFVRDAKILRQAGYALGSSLDNSITLHEDRILNPGGLRYEDEFVRHKLLDAIGDLSLGGLPIWGRFRSYKGGHALNAHVLTGLFSSEANYEIVSAEDLPLEFEAFDDQPDGLEINHYLRSVR, from the coding sequence ATGTCAAAACTAACCACGCGCCAGCGTACCCTAGCGGCGCCGATCTCGTTCGCGGGCTATGGTGTTCATAGCGCGCAACCCGTGACCCTCACGCTCGGCCCGGCCGCGCCCGATAGTGGCCTGCTGATCTGCCGCGAACTGGGTGAAGGTCGCACCACACCGCCCGTTCCCGTGCATTTTTCGCGTATTTCTCGCACTACCCTGTGCACCACGCTCGATCTGGGCGACAGCGTGAGCGTCGCTACCATCGAGCATGTCACCTCGGCCCTTTCGGGCATGGGCGTCGACAATGCGCTGATCACGCTGGATGGCGGGGAATGCCCGATTCTGGATGGCAGCGCGCGCCCCTTCGCCGATGACATCCTGCAGGTTGGCCTCGAAATCCAGCCGGCGCAGCGCAAGTTTCTCAAGATCATGCGCGCCGTCACCGTGCGCAATAATGACGCCTTCGCCGCGCTTGAGCCCTATAATGGCCGCTCGTTCGATCTCGAGATCGATTTCGACTCCAAGGTCATCGGCCGCCAGCGGATGATCTTCGATTGGACGCCGCGCCGTTACTACGAAGACATTTCGCGCGCCCGCACCTTCGGCTTCGTGCGCGATGCCAAGATCCTGCGCCAGGCCGGTTATGCCCTGGGTTCCAGCCTCGATAATTCCATCACCCTGCATGAAGATCGCATCCTCAATCCGGGCGGTCTGCGCTACGAAGACGAGTTCGTGCGCCACAAGCTGCTCGACGCCATTGGCGATCTGTCGCTGGGTGGCCTGCCCATCTGGGGGCGGTTCCGCTCCTATAAGGGCGGACACGCGCTTAACGCACATGTGTTGACGGGGCTGTTTTCCAGCGAAGCCAATTATGAAATCGTCAGTGCGGAAGATTTGCCGCTCGAATTCGAGGCTTTCGACGATCAGCCTGATGGGTTAGAGATCAATCACTACTTGCGGTCCGTGCGCTGA
- a CDS encoding outer membrane protein assembly factor BamD yields the protein MTVDAIGGFTSRAARFFTVGFLVLVLAGCSGLNLFGPPKAKEEPIIPAEALYQQALDNMDQQRYVTAIGHLEKLERQHPTSPLSEKAKLMQVYANYRIGRFSEAILAADRFLAIYPNGKDVAYVLYLKGNSYFGQIKDITRDQQLSRDAIDTYNLIISNYPKSEYAQDAKEKLLVAYDQLAGKEMSVGRYYLGNGQYLAGINRFRTVVEEYQTSTHIEEALYRLTEGYLLLGLVNEAKTAAAVLGHNYPSSTWYQEAFALLGKQGLAPEMNTGSWLAAVRR from the coding sequence GTGACAGTTGATGCTATTGGTGGTTTCACCAGCCGGGCCGCCCGGTTTTTCACGGTTGGCTTTCTGGTCCTGGTGCTCGCCGGCTGTTCGGGCCTGAACCTGTTTGGGCCGCCCAAGGCCAAGGAAGAGCCGATCATTCCGGCCGAGGCACTGTACCAGCAGGCGCTCGATAATATGGATCAGCAGCGCTACGTCACGGCTATCGGGCATCTCGAAAAGCTTGAGCGTCAGCACCCCACATCCCCCTTGAGCGAAAAAGCCAAGCTGATGCAGGTCTACGCGAACTACCGAATCGGTCGGTTCTCGGAAGCCATTCTTGCCGCCGACCGGTTCCTCGCCATCTATCCGAACGGCAAGGACGTGGCCTATGTGCTCTATCTCAAGGGCAATTCCTATTTCGGCCAGATCAAGGACATCACCCGCGACCAGCAATTGTCGCGTGATGCCATCGACACTTACAATCTGATCATTTCGAACTATCCCAAGTCCGAATATGCCCAGGACGCCAAGGAAAAGCTGCTGGTCGCCTATGATCAGCTGGCGGGCAAGGAAATGTCGGTTGGCCGTTACTATCTGGGCAATGGCCAATATCTGGCCGGCATCAACCGGTTCCGTACGGTTGTCGAGGAATACCAGACCTCGACCCATATCGAGGAAGCGCTGTATCGCCTGACCGAAGGCTATCTGCTGCTGGGCCTGGTCAACGAAGCCAAGACTGCTGCCGCCGTGCTGGGCCACAATTATCCGTCCAGCACCTGGTATCAGGAAGCCTTCGCCTTGTTGGGCAAACAGGGCCTGGCCCCCGAGATGAATACTGGTAGCTGGCTGGCCGCCGTCCGCCGCTAA
- the recN gene encoding DNA repair protein RecN: protein MLNALSVRNIVLIDQLDLALDGGMTVLTGETGAGKSILLDSLTLALGGRGDASLVRTGCDSGQVVAVLQLAQDHPARAALRDNAIPDDEDIILRRVQFADGRTRAFINDQPVSAALLQRVGSQIVEIHGQHDDRALVDVATHRAALDAFGELEKPVAAVRDAWQALTEAQEAVAEQKALVAEALAAEEYARHTVEELSKLKLVPGEEAELADRRQQLQQAEKSAADVTETDEILNGPSAPAPALAALMRRLLRKIDSGGTQFQPIVDALDQSLIALDRTSDALEELKREMAYDPGELESVEERLFSLRAAARKHQTTPEGLIEVLAKYTADLETLQNGETKLVALTSAEAKAMEIYRKAAETLSTGRAKAAIALGKAVGAELPDLKLGSAKFIVDHQVDKHRIAAAGFDQIAFHVQTNPGTAAGPLLKVASGGELSRFLLALKVVLADRGSAPVLIFDEIDTGVGGAVADAIGRRLARLAGKVQVLAVTHAPQVAARAQRHLLIEKQAVEEGAFVRTHVKPLDITARKEEVARMLAGASVTDEARAAASKLLSEVH, encoded by the coding sequence ATGCTGAACGCGCTTTCGGTTCGCAACATCGTCCTGATCGATCAACTCGATCTTGCGCTGGATGGCGGCATGACCGTGCTGACCGGCGAGACCGGGGCCGGTAAATCCATTCTGCTCGATTCGCTGACGCTGGCTTTGGGCGGGCGGGGCGATGCTTCGCTGGTGCGCACCGGCTGCGACAGCGGGCAGGTTGTCGCCGTGTTGCAATTGGCGCAGGATCATCCCGCGCGTGCCGCCCTGCGCGACAATGCCATTCCCGATGATGAAGACATTATCCTGCGCCGCGTGCAGTTTGCCGATGGCCGCACCCGTGCTTTCATCAATGACCAGCCGGTCTCTGCGGCGCTGTTGCAGCGCGTCGGCAGTCAGATCGTTGAAATTCACGGCCAGCATGATGATCGCGCACTGGTCGATGTCGCCACCCATCGCGCCGCTCTGGATGCTTTTGGCGAGCTGGAAAAGCCCGTAGCCGCCGTGCGCGATGCCTGGCAGGCCCTGACCGAAGCGCAGGAAGCCGTTGCCGAGCAGAAGGCGCTAGTAGCCGAAGCGCTCGCCGCCGAGGAATATGCCCGCCACACCGTCGAGGAACTGAGCAAGCTCAAGCTGGTGCCCGGCGAAGAAGCTGAATTGGCCGATCGCCGCCAGCAATTGCAGCAGGCCGAGAAATCGGCTGCCGACGTCACCGAGACCGACGAGATCCTCAATGGACCTTCTGCCCCCGCGCCGGCACTTGCCGCCCTGATGCGGCGCCTCTTGCGCAAGATCGATAGCGGCGGCACCCAGTTCCAGCCCATTGTCGATGCGCTCGACCAGTCCCTGATCGCCTTGGACCGCACCAGCGATGCGCTCGAAGAACTCAAGCGCGAAATGGCCTATGATCCCGGCGAGCTGGAATCTGTCGAAGAGCGTCTGTTCTCCCTGCGCGCCGCCGCGCGCAAGCACCAGACCACGCCCGAAGGGCTGATCGAGGTGCTGGCCAAATACACCGCCGATCTCGAAACCCTGCAGAATGGCGAAACCAAGTTGGTGGCGCTGACATCAGCGGAAGCCAAGGCGATGGAAATCTATCGCAAGGCCGCCGAAACGCTCAGCACAGGCCGCGCCAAGGCCGCCATTGCGCTCGGCAAGGCTGTCGGCGCCGAATTGCCCGATCTCAAGCTGGGTTCGGCCAAGTTCATCGTCGATCACCAGGTCGACAAGCACCGCATCGCGGCCGCCGGGTTCGACCAGATCGCCTTCCACGTGCAGACCAATCCCGGCACCGCCGCCGGCCCCTTGCTCAAGGTGGCCTCGGGCGGCGAGCTCAGCCGGTTCCTCCTGGCGCTCAAAGTGGTGCTGGCCGATCGCGGCTCGGCTCCCGTGCTGATCTTTGACGAAATCGACACGGGCGTCGGTGGTGCTGTCGCCGATGCCATCGGCCGCCGTCTCGCGCGCCTGGCCGGCAAGGTGCAGGTGCTTGCCGTCACCCATGCCCCCCAGGTCGCCGCCCGCGCCCAGCGCCACCTGCTCATCGAAAAGCAGGCGGTGGAGGAGGGCGCCTTCGTGCGCACCCACGTCAAGCCGCTCGACATTACCGCCCGCAAGGAAGAAGTCGCCCGCATGCTGGCCGGCGCCAGCGTCACCGACGAAGCCCGCGCGGCCGCCAGCAAGCTGTTGAGCGAAGTCCACTGA